From Humibacter ginsenosidimutans, a single genomic window includes:
- a CDS encoding MFS transporter produces MTAENVEAATVASVDALGRRRLALPAGVAFAGTSAAFAGLYLAAGAPTPILLLLQQRWGFPSWALTVAFASYAITLIAALLVTGRLSDHIGRRPVIIAALAVQVLAMLGFVFATNVGWVIVARSLQGLATGMATSAFTAAIIELAPSRFARLASIVTGTAAVAGLALGALFAGLAVQFSTSADGIVFVALAVVAALGLLVAVASPETSSVRAGAVRSLVPQASVPRSARGAFVAATPAIVGAWMLAALFLGLGPSVVLDVFHINSGAVDGATAFAEPAAAALAGFVLGGMVARKAIAFGALAVLLGTAIVVAGVFAASLMLFVAGGVVAGVGFGAIFSGALRAVTPLVLPHERAGVFAAVFTVAYLSFGLPAMVSGLLIGWFGLTGTVVGFGVAVMLAAAVGLAAQMRATSRERAARRPATGVDAAPCSLVVVTAGVPTAR; encoded by the coding sequence ATGACTGCAGAGAACGTCGAGGCCGCCACTGTCGCGTCGGTGGATGCGCTCGGCCGGCGCCGACTGGCACTGCCGGCCGGTGTGGCCTTCGCCGGCACCTCCGCCGCGTTCGCCGGCCTCTACCTCGCGGCCGGAGCGCCCACGCCGATCCTTCTTCTTCTGCAGCAGCGGTGGGGCTTCCCGTCGTGGGCGTTGACGGTGGCGTTCGCGTCGTACGCGATCACGCTCATCGCCGCACTGCTCGTGACCGGCAGGCTCTCGGATCACATCGGGCGCCGACCCGTCATCATCGCGGCGCTCGCCGTGCAGGTGCTCGCGATGCTGGGTTTCGTGTTCGCCACGAACGTGGGATGGGTGATCGTCGCTCGCTCGCTGCAGGGGCTCGCGACCGGCATGGCGACGAGCGCGTTCACCGCGGCGATCATCGAGCTCGCTCCGTCGCGATTCGCGCGACTCGCCTCGATCGTCACGGGCACCGCGGCGGTGGCCGGCCTCGCGCTCGGTGCGCTCTTCGCCGGTCTTGCGGTGCAGTTCAGCACGTCGGCAGACGGCATCGTCTTCGTGGCACTCGCAGTGGTGGCGGCGCTCGGTCTGCTCGTCGCGGTGGCCTCGCCGGAGACCTCGTCGGTGCGCGCGGGCGCGGTGCGCAGTCTCGTGCCGCAGGCATCCGTTCCGCGATCGGCCAGGGGCGCGTTCGTGGCGGCGACACCGGCGATCGTCGGGGCGTGGATGCTCGCCGCCCTGTTCCTCGGCCTCGGCCCGAGCGTGGTGCTCGACGTGTTCCACATCAACAGCGGCGCGGTCGACGGTGCGACGGCGTTCGCCGAGCCCGCTGCCGCGGCGCTCGCCGGGTTCGTGCTCGGCGGCATGGTGGCGCGAAAGGCCATCGCGTTCGGCGCGCTGGCCGTGCTTCTCGGCACGGCGATCGTGGTCGCCGGCGTCTTCGCGGCCTCGCTGATGCTGTTCGTCGCCGGGGGCGTGGTCGCCGGCGTGGGATTCGGTGCGATCTTCTCGGGCGCGCTGCGGGCGGTCACACCGCTGGTGCTGCCTCACGAGCGTGCGGGCGTCTTCGCCGCCGTGTTCACCGTCGCCTACCTGTCGTTCGGTCTTCCGGCGATGGTCAGCGGCCTGCTGATCGGGTGGTTCGGACTCACGGGTACCGTGGTGGGCTTCGGCGTCGCCGTGATGCTGGCCGCTGCGGTCGGGCTCGCGGCGCAGATGCGCGCGACATCGCGCGAGCGTGCGGCACGCCGCCCGGCGACAGGTGTGGATGCCGCGCCCTGCTCGCTCGTCGTGGTCACGGCCGGTGTGCCGACGGCGCGCTGA
- a CDS encoding acyl-CoA dehydrogenase family protein → MVDTAAKSSTENVTHANRTDYVAQTGPIDVDAPPAHVDVALLGRKLLGTWADIRLASRELAKNPDMQRIEGLPLEEHRARVFNQLKLLVEDGQVHRAFPRSVGGGEDAGGNIAGFEELVTADPSLQIKSGVQWGLFGAAVLHLGTEKHHTKFLPGIMSLEVPGAFAMTEIGHGSDVASIATTATYDPETQEFVINTPFRGAWKEFLGNAARDGIACTLFAQLITGGVNHGVHCFYVPIRDEATGEFLPGVGGEDDGLKGGLNGIDNGRLHFTDVRIPRDNLLNRYGDVAEDGTYTSPIASPGRRFFTMLGTLVQGRVSLDGASTLGAAMGLTIAITYGNQRRQFTAGSDTDEEVLLDYQRHQRRLIPRLATTYAQAFAHDKLLVKFDEVFSGKGDTDEDRQDLETLAAALKPLSTWHALDTLQEAREACGGAGFMASNRITGLRADLDIYVTFEGDNNVLLQLVAKRLLTDYSKKFAKADAGALARYVVSQAADRAYHGSGLRRLAQTVADFGSTARSVGQLRDPETQRELLTDRVETMIAEVATRLRNANKLSKQQAADLFNSQQNELIEAARAHGELLQWEAFTEALATVQDAGTKQVLTWLRDLFGLGLIEKHVAWHLIHGRLSQQRAQAVTAYIDRLVARLRPQAQDLVDAFGFEPEHLRATIATGIEAERQNEAREYYRALRASGNAPVDEKTLNKKK, encoded by the coding sequence ATGGTTGACACCGCTGCGAAGTCCAGCACCGAGAACGTGACGCACGCCAATCGCACCGATTATGTCGCGCAGACCGGACCGATCGACGTGGATGCCCCGCCCGCGCACGTCGACGTCGCCCTGCTCGGCCGCAAGTTGCTGGGCACCTGGGCGGACATCCGCCTGGCCTCCCGCGAGCTCGCGAAGAATCCGGACATGCAGCGCATCGAGGGCCTGCCGCTCGAGGAACACCGCGCACGCGTCTTCAACCAGCTCAAGCTGCTGGTCGAAGACGGCCAGGTGCACCGCGCGTTCCCGAGGTCTGTCGGCGGCGGCGAAGACGCCGGCGGCAACATCGCCGGCTTCGAGGAGCTGGTCACGGCCGACCCGTCGCTGCAGATCAAGAGCGGCGTGCAGTGGGGCCTGTTCGGTGCAGCCGTGCTGCACCTCGGCACGGAGAAGCATCACACGAAGTTCCTTCCCGGCATCATGAGCCTCGAGGTGCCCGGCGCGTTCGCGATGACCGAGATCGGGCACGGCTCGGATGTCGCCTCCATCGCCACGACCGCCACCTACGACCCCGAGACCCAGGAGTTCGTCATCAACACGCCGTTCCGCGGCGCGTGGAAGGAGTTCCTGGGCAACGCGGCGCGCGACGGCATCGCGTGCACACTGTTCGCGCAGCTCATCACGGGCGGCGTGAACCACGGCGTGCACTGCTTCTACGTGCCCATTCGCGACGAGGCGACCGGCGAGTTCCTGCCGGGCGTCGGCGGCGAAGACGACGGCCTCAAGGGCGGCCTGAACGGCATCGACAACGGTCGTCTGCACTTCACCGACGTGCGCATCCCGCGCGACAACCTGCTCAACCGCTACGGCGACGTGGCAGAAGACGGCACCTACACGAGCCCGATCGCGAGCCCAGGCCGACGCTTCTTCACCATGCTCGGCACGCTCGTACAGGGGCGCGTGTCGCTCGACGGGGCATCCACGCTCGGCGCCGCGATGGGGCTCACCATCGCGATCACCTACGGCAACCAGCGCCGCCAGTTCACGGCGGGCAGCGACACCGACGAAGAGGTGCTGCTCGACTACCAGCGTCACCAGCGCCGGCTCATCCCGCGGCTCGCCACCACATACGCGCAGGCCTTCGCGCACGACAAGCTGTTGGTGAAGTTCGACGAGGTGTTCAGCGGCAAGGGCGACACCGACGAAGACCGGCAAGATCTCGAGACGCTCGCGGCGGCGCTCAAGCCGCTGTCCACGTGGCACGCTCTCGACACGCTGCAGGAGGCGCGCGAGGCGTGCGGCGGCGCCGGGTTCATGGCATCCAACCGCATCACCGGCCTGCGCGCCGACCTCGACATCTATGTCACGTTCGAGGGCGACAACAACGTGCTGCTGCAGCTCGTGGCGAAGCGCCTGCTCACGGACTATTCGAAGAAATTCGCGAAGGCGGATGCCGGCGCCCTCGCCCGCTACGTCGTGTCGCAGGCCGCGGACCGGGCGTACCACGGCTCGGGGCTGCGTCGACTCGCCCAGACGGTGGCCGACTTCGGCTCGACGGCACGCTCGGTCGGCCAGCTGCGCGACCCGGAGACGCAGCGCGAGCTGCTCACCGACCGTGTCGAGACCATGATCGCGGAGGTCGCAACCCGCCTGCGCAACGCCAACAAGCTGTCGAAGCAGCAGGCGGCCGATCTGTTCAACTCGCAGCAGAACGAGCTCATCGAGGCTGCGCGCGCCCACGGCGAGCTGCTGCAGTGGGAGGCGTTCACCGAGGCGCTGGCCACGGTGCAGGATGCCGGCACCAAGCAGGTGCTCACCTGGTTGCGCGACCTGTTCGGCCTCGGGCTGATCGAGAAGCATGTGGCCTGGCACCTGATCCACGGTCGGCTCTCGCAGCAGCGCGCCCAGGCCGTCACGGCCTACATCGACCGCCTCGTCGCCCGCCTGCGGCCGCAGGCGCAGGATCTGGTGGATGCCTTCGGCTTCGAGCCCGAGCACCTGCGGGCCACGATCGCCACGGGCATCGAGGCCGAGCGTCAGAACGAGGCGAGGGAGTACTACCGGGCGCTGCGGGCATCCGGCAACGCTCCCGTCGATGAGAAGACACTGAACAAGAAGAAGTGA
- a CDS encoding DUF1697 domain-containing protein: protein MSVAAAMLDAMTRFIALLRGVNVGGRTIKSAELAEAFRSLGYDAVKTVLASGNVVFEAEGVASDRRAEIERALSDAFGYDAKVHVLDTEALAAIAGAYPFAERDGWHRYVIFLIGAAADAPRPPDMDALVERITHLAVDHELESVADGGSVIYWTVERGHTLDSVVGKGIGSGKEKSLTTNRNLNTLEKLLR from the coding sequence ATGTCGGTGGCCGCTGCCATGCTGGATGCCATGACCCGGTTCATCGCCCTGCTCCGCGGCGTCAACGTGGGCGGTCGCACGATCAAGTCCGCCGAGCTCGCCGAGGCGTTCCGCTCGCTCGGCTACGACGCCGTGAAGACGGTGCTCGCCAGCGGCAACGTGGTGTTCGAGGCGGAGGGTGTGGCGTCCGATCGGCGCGCTGAGATCGAACGCGCCCTGAGCGACGCCTTCGGATACGACGCCAAGGTGCACGTGCTCGACACGGAGGCGCTCGCCGCGATCGCCGGTGCGTACCCGTTCGCGGAGCGCGACGGCTGGCACCGGTATGTGATCTTCCTCATCGGCGCCGCGGCCGATGCGCCGCGGCCGCCCGACATGGATGCCCTCGTCGAGCGGATCACGCACCTCGCCGTCGATCACGAGCTGGAGTCCGTCGCGGACGGCGGCTCCGTCATCTACTGGACCGTCGAGCGCGGCCACACTCTCGACAGCGTCGTGGGCAAGGGCATCGGGAGCGGCAAGGAGAAGTCGCTCACCACGAACCGCAACCTGAACACCCTGGAGAAGCTGCTGCGATGA
- a CDS encoding YdeI/OmpD-associated family protein, producing the protein MTPGADRPILRLADADAWRSWLEENSASNSGVQLALAKGSAKGIRYAEALDEALCFGWIDGRKQSLSETEWLQTFTPRRAKSIWSKRNREHVERLEREGRMTDAGRGEVARAKADGRWDAAYAGSSTIEVPDDLAAALAASPEATAMFGTLTSQNRFAILFRIGNVKRAETRARKIAEYVAMLERGDTIYPQLRRE; encoded by the coding sequence ATGACGCCTGGTGCCGACCGACCGATCCTCCGCCTGGCCGACGCGGATGCCTGGCGCTCCTGGCTGGAGGAGAACAGCGCCTCGAACTCCGGCGTGCAGCTTGCGCTGGCGAAAGGCTCGGCCAAGGGCATCCGCTATGCCGAGGCCCTCGACGAGGCCCTGTGCTTCGGTTGGATCGACGGGCGCAAGCAGTCGTTGAGTGAGACGGAGTGGCTGCAGACGTTCACACCGCGACGGGCGAAGAGCATCTGGTCGAAGCGCAACCGGGAGCACGTCGAGCGGTTGGAACGCGAGGGTCGCATGACCGATGCGGGACGCGGGGAGGTCGCGCGCGCGAAGGCGGACGGTCGGTGGGATGCCGCCTACGCGGGTTCCAGCACCATCGAGGTGCCCGACGACCTTGCGGCAGCGCTGGCGGCGAGCCCTGAGGCGACCGCGATGTTCGGCACTCTGACGAGCCAGAATCGTTTCGCGATCCTGTTCCGCATCGGCAACGTGAAGCGCGCCGAGACCCGGGCGCGCAAGATCGCCGAGTACGTCGCGATGCTCGAGCGGGGCGACACGATTTACCCGCAATTGAGGCGAGAGTGA
- a CDS encoding class I SAM-dependent methyltransferase, whose protein sequence is MSSEFVAANMRNWNERVSDHVVAYGAEAFADDPTALWAAKEAELLTPFVPEGSFDGLEMAHLQCHIGLDTISFARRGATIVGTDLSEEAIAAATALAERAGTATASFVRCANEDAPKVLGRQFDVVFTSVGVLAWLEDLGSWARTIQQLLRPGGVFLLYEGHPMMSAMEYQRDDNLLVVGEPYFATGRPMRFDDGTTYASQTILDNNVTYEWPHHLGEILTAILESGLRIEAFAEHRSMPWKALPSLVQGDNGWVLPEASAEIPLMFSVIARRP, encoded by the coding sequence GTGTCGAGTGAGTTTGTTGCTGCGAACATGCGCAATTGGAACGAGCGCGTGTCCGATCACGTCGTCGCATACGGTGCGGAAGCCTTCGCGGATGATCCAACGGCTCTCTGGGCGGCAAAGGAAGCAGAGCTCCTCACGCCTTTTGTGCCGGAAGGCTCGTTCGACGGGCTGGAGATGGCGCATCTCCAGTGCCACATCGGTTTGGACACGATCAGCTTCGCGCGCCGTGGGGCCACCATCGTCGGAACAGACTTGTCCGAGGAAGCGATCGCAGCCGCGACGGCTCTCGCCGAGCGAGCTGGAACAGCGACCGCATCGTTCGTTCGGTGCGCCAACGAGGACGCGCCGAAGGTCCTGGGGCGTCAGTTCGATGTCGTGTTCACGTCGGTTGGCGTTCTGGCTTGGCTCGAGGACCTGGGATCGTGGGCGCGCACGATCCAGCAGTTGCTGCGGCCCGGTGGAGTCTTCCTCCTCTACGAGGGGCATCCGATGATGAGCGCGATGGAATACCAGCGCGACGACAACTTGCTTGTCGTTGGCGAGCCATACTTCGCCACGGGTCGGCCGATGCGATTCGATGACGGCACCACCTACGCGAGCCAGACCATCCTGGACAACAACGTGACCTACGAGTGGCCTCACCATTTGGGCGAGATCCTCACCGCGATCCTGGAATCAGGACTGCGAATCGAGGCGTTCGCTGAACACCGGTCGATGCCCTGGAAAGCATTGCCCAGCCTTGTGCAGGGCGACAACGGCTGGGTGCTCCCCGAAGCGAGCGCTGAGATTCCGCTGATGTTCTCGGTCATCGCCCGACGGCCTTGA
- a CDS encoding low molecular weight phosphatase family protein — translation MSALLQLELGDGFVVQSAGLDKDLAGRPANDRSVNCLQERGLDLSGHVSRWIGSISLDGIGWIVTVGAEEARQVRAYLGNSSARIIVANAEHGGIPDPYEFGLDGYRECVALLDRVLPNIAQQLRTREGTASP, via the coding sequence ATGAGCGCGCTACTGCAGCTCGAGCTCGGCGATGGGTTCGTCGTCCAGAGCGCGGGCCTGGACAAGGACTTGGCCGGCCGTCCCGCCAACGACCGCTCGGTCAACTGCTTGCAGGAACGCGGTCTGGACCTGAGCGGGCACGTCAGTCGCTGGATCGGGAGCATCAGCCTCGACGGGATCGGATGGATCGTCACCGTCGGCGCCGAGGAGGCCCGCCAGGTGCGCGCCTACCTCGGGAACAGCTCGGCCCGCATCATCGTCGCCAACGCCGAGCATGGCGGGATTCCGGATCCCTACGAGTTTGGGTTGGACGGATATCGGGAGTGCGTGGCGCTGCTCGACCGGGTGCTCCCGAACATCGCCCAGCAGCTGAGGACGCGTGAAGGCACCGCGTCGCCGTGA
- a CDS encoding NAD-dependent epimerase/dehydratase family protein: MILVTSGLGFIGSHVTRALLDSGHEVLATTRTARQPVSFLRNRGGLTVAQLDVLDERQWEELASRFHVSAVVHLAAVHGDGGPIDDFVANVRGFGNALGFAHDAKADRLVYASSIGVYAGVEPPYREDMPLPPLAPHGIAAAKKTFELAADLTRSRTGSDVVGLRIGGVWGPLGNPASRFIGLPRLLHAALAGNTLSLDGNMACDLIHVDDVARAIASVVTARKLNHPIYNIGSGRATTDQEVVDAILQLIPDAPISISADAPCLEVGPLSIDRLVADTGFETRIPLQEGLRTYAHWIRTEAR; encoded by the coding sequence ATGATTCTCGTGACGAGCGGCCTTGGTTTCATCGGCTCCCATGTGACCAGAGCTCTCCTGGACTCGGGGCACGAGGTTCTTGCGACAACGCGCACGGCTCGCCAGCCCGTCTCGTTCCTGCGGAACCGAGGCGGACTCACGGTCGCGCAACTTGATGTGCTGGACGAACGGCAATGGGAGGAACTCGCGTCGCGTTTCCACGTGAGTGCCGTCGTGCATCTCGCCGCCGTCCACGGAGACGGTGGTCCGATCGACGATTTCGTCGCCAACGTGCGCGGGTTCGGCAACGCGCTCGGATTCGCGCACGACGCGAAGGCGGATCGGCTCGTCTATGCGAGTTCGATCGGCGTGTACGCCGGGGTGGAACCGCCCTACCGAGAAGACATGCCGCTGCCTCCGCTCGCGCCGCATGGGATCGCCGCGGCGAAGAAGACGTTCGAACTCGCCGCTGATCTCACCCGCAGCAGAACGGGATCCGATGTCGTGGGACTCCGCATCGGCGGAGTATGGGGGCCGCTGGGAAACCCCGCCTCGCGATTCATCGGACTGCCGCGACTTCTCCACGCTGCTCTGGCGGGCAACACGCTGAGCCTGGACGGCAACATGGCGTGCGACCTCATCCACGTCGACGACGTCGCACGGGCCATCGCCTCAGTCGTCACCGCTCGAAAGCTGAACCACCCGATCTACAACATCGGCAGCGGCCGCGCCACCACCGACCAAGAAGTCGTCGATGCCATCCTCCAGCTCATCCCCGACGCACCGATCTCGATCTCGGCCGACGCGCCCTGCCTGGAGGTCGGCCCTCTCAGCATCGACCGGCTCGTCGCCGACACCGGATTCGAGACACGCATTCCGCTCCAGGAGGGACTCAGAACCTATGCCCACTGGATTCGCACCGAAGCCCGATGA
- a CDS encoding MarR family winged helix-turn-helix transcriptional regulator, with amino-acid sequence MGFLLKHAYLAYESLAAEKYDAIGATARECGVLAQVQATENPSQLELANELGVDRTTMAQLLDSLEQRGLVSRTPLPTDRRKNLVSLTKSGHDLLARDRVIRAELDREFLAPVHTAEQATLRSSLHAIVNTQRTSSRTP; translated from the coding sequence ATGGGCTTCCTGCTCAAACACGCCTACCTGGCGTATGAATCGCTGGCTGCGGAGAAGTACGACGCGATCGGGGCAACCGCGCGCGAGTGCGGCGTCCTCGCCCAGGTACAGGCGACCGAGAACCCGTCCCAGCTCGAACTCGCGAACGAACTCGGCGTCGACCGCACCACCATGGCGCAGTTGCTCGATTCCCTGGAACAACGAGGCCTGGTCTCCCGCACGCCGCTGCCCACGGACCGGCGAAAGAACCTCGTCTCCCTCACGAAGTCCGGACACGACCTCCTTGCCCGCGACCGCGTCATCCGTGCGGAACTGGACCGAGAATTCCTCGCGCCCGTGCACACCGCCGAACAAGCGACCCTCCGCAGCTCCCTGCACGCCATCGTGAACACCCAGCGCACCTCCTCCCGCACCCCCTAG